The following are encoded together in the Candida orthopsilosis Co 90-125, chromosome 5 draft sequence genome:
- a CDS encoding Msh5 protein (S. cerevisiae homolog MSH5 has role reciprocal meiotic recombination and localizes to nucleus) — protein sequence MDEDLESITEETSFVVDKKKILSLDYYRSNLGVTCLDVENRKLYVYEDIEVSYPNIYVDAIIDDLGPDIIFVSSRCTESMITLVRSLEVDRNLTVFVKIVSEYTKSDHQSLAQSFEKYIGTVSSRLFMNAALKSPYYKISMGTLNAIYLEISDYTDVQCLAEMVDSVESCNYKNLMFVDVDSLYALQIDTDSHTNKVSKNSINSLFDFLNHTATREGYLLLRDWVRKPLANLKLIEERQALVKVLSLESFKESRKSVFKLLSQLKGSFRKIRRLRTNELLWNSWKSLLLFLSNSVQIVKLLRLYIATLGVGTLPGFNFRALLSDDVLEFRKLSDAILSIIELESSSEEGKVRVLSGVDEEIDQLRVIYNDLESILQNCTEELMATHNQNFNTVYIPQLGFLVSIDVTTSSSDLDLPIEWEQVFATPTNAYYKCNKVQELDEKFGDVHTLINDREIEIIQGLQEEVLDYEEKILDVMDGLVELDCFCSLAEVSAFPNFNFPTLTDGLELQIENGRHVLLESCSKLVVSNDIEYKNKERMIIITGANFSGKSIFLNQTALIVVLAQIGCAIPATCAVIGMVDKLLTRISSRESLEKRQSTFAIDINQLSKCIDHKTERSLVIIDEFGKGSDSIDSPALLGGTLVYFASQNDCPRCIISTHFMELFRGNLIVDRLPQERVKFLSTQVILQNDQTDRTSITYLYKIVPGICDNSHGIHCAKVCGIPSTIIARAKEIGHKLDEGKDLVNEMTLLTAHEEQNYSIARDVVMKFLALDFSEADRTTFDISQFDAIF from the exons ATGGATGAGGACTTGGAGTCAATAACAGAGGAAACTTCATTCGTGGTtgataaaaagaagattttgtCATTGGATTACTATCGATCGAATTTAGGAGTGACTTGCTTGGATGTTGAAAATCGAAAATTGTATGTATATGAGGATATTGAGGTGTCCTACCCAAATATATATGTGGACgcaattattgatgatttgggACCTGATATTATATTTGTGTCTTCCCGATGCACAGAATCTATGATTACCCTTGTAAGGAGTTTGGAGGTAGATCGGAACTTGACAGTTTTTGTCAAGATAGTGTCAGAATATACAAAATCTGACCACCAAAGTTTGGCACAATCATTTGAGAAGTATATTGGTACTGTTAGCTCAAGGCTTTTCATGAATGCAGCGTTGAAATCCCCCTACTATAAAATTAGT ATGGGCACGTTGAATGCGATTTATCTTGAAATATCAGATTACACCGATGTCCAATGTTTGGCAGAAATGGTTGATTCCGTCGAATCTTGCAACTATAAGAACCTCATGTTCGTCGATGTTGACCTGTTGTATGCTCTTCAGATTGATACTGATTCACACACAAACAAAGTTTCAAAGAACTCGATAAATAGCttatttgatttcttgaaCCATACAGCTACACGAGAAGGATATTTGCTACTTCGTGACTGGGTGAGAAAGCCCTTGgcaaatttaaaattaaTCGAGGAACGTCAAGCTTTGGTAAAAGTTTTGTCTTTAGAGTCCTTCAAAGAGAGTCGAAAACTGGTATTCAAACTACTAAGCCAATTAAAGGGTCTGTTTCGGAAGATCAGAAGATTGAGGACAAATGAGTTGCTTTGGAATAGTTGGAAATCtttgcttctttttttgtccAATTCGGTGCAAATTGTGAAGCTTTTGAGGTTATATATTGCTACATTAGGAGTCGGGACTTTGCCAGGCTTCAATTTTCGTGCCTTGTTGAGTGATGACGTTCTTGAGTTTCGGAAACTTTCAGATGCCATACTTCTGATCATTGAGTTGGAATCATCCTCGGAAGAGGGCAAGGTTAGAGTTTTAAGTGGAGTGGACGAAGAGATTGACCAATTGAGAGTAATTTATAATGACTTGGAGTcgattttgcaaaattgcACTGAGGAACTAATGGCTACACACAACCAAAACTTCAACACGGTTTACATACCACAGTTGGGTTTTTTAGTTTCCATTGATGTCACCACTTCCTCACTGGATTTGGATTTACCAATAGAATGGGAGCAAGTGTTTGCGACACCTACCAATGCATATTACAAATGCAACAAAgttcaagaattggatgaaaagTTTGGTGATGTTCACACTCTTATTAACGATAGAGAAATAGAGATTATACAAGGGTTGCAGGAGGAAGTGTTGGATTATGAAGAGAAAATACTAGATGTTATGGATGGCCTAGTAGAATTGGACTGTTTTTGCTCGTTGGCTGAAGTTTCAGCATTtcccaatttcaatttcccaaCATTAACCGATGGATTGGAGTTGCAAATCGAAAATGGGCGTCATGTATTACTAGAATCATGTCTGAAATTGGTTGTCTCCAATGATATAGAATACAAAAATAAGGAACGGAtgatcatcatcactggGGCCAACTTCTCAGGAAAATCGATCTTCCTCAATCAGACTGCATTGATTGTGGTTCTTGCGCAAATTGGTTGTGCCATTCCAGCTACATGTGCCGTTATCGGTAtggttgataaattatTAACAAGAATCCTGTCAAGGGAGTCATTAGAAAAACGTCAGTCCACGTTTGCCATAGATATAAATCAGCTATCAAAGTGTATTGATCACAAGACAGAGAGATCGTTGGTgatcattgatgaatttggcAAAGGTAgtgattcaattgactcACCGGCCCTTTTAGGAGGCACTTTAGTCTATTTTGCTTCACAGAATGATTGTCCTAGGTGTATAATTTCCACCCATTTCATGGAGCTTTTTCGTGgtaatttgattgttgatagGTTGCCTCAAGAGAGAGTCAAGTTCTTATCTACCCAGGTAATTCTACAAAATGATCAAACAGATCGCACCAGTATTACGTACTTGTACAAAATCGTCCCAGGGATATGCGACAATAGTCATGGAATCCATTGTGCTAAAGTCTGTGGAATTCCACTGACGATTATTGCACGAGCAAAAGAGATTGGTCACAAACTTGATGAAGGAAAAGATTTGGTTAACGAGATGACTCTTTTGACTGCACATGAAGAGCAAAATTACTCCATTGCAAGAGATGTAGTTATGAAATTTTTAGCATTAGATTTCAGTGAAGCAGATCGAACTACATTTGATATCTCACAATTTGATGCTATATTTTGA
- a CDS encoding Rpc53 protein (S. cerevisiae homolog RPC53 has DNA-directed RNA polymerase activity, has role in tRNA transcription from RNA polymerase III promoter and localizes to DNA-directed RNA polymerase III complex), which yields MSNRLESLNSKKPSSSPVPKPGLKFKPKVVQRKSKEERAKVAPQVKQEPQRNASTRGRGGSARGRGRGGRNNYAGTHIVTSGPLSAGSVSIGNSSGTKLGLTADLIYNSNGEGSSTPDFINNLKMKGSRSATPGGDSDSEDDPTKINMTEEYRFEDDATELFPFRPFRDDGIKREDIVKEEPLYPVKSELIDSLESTPAVISLTDSREATVKSEAIEDKIESIKENKAKLESKITQSDSIATDEASKLIADHEQVLDILAGSFKNLSAREKDDDQYVLFQLPQHLPTYTREKSMVKPEPGTSEQNQETVARSSLGTSISTLRGEIGKINIHQSGKITIDLGKGVKLNVTKGAPTDFLQELSVLDVSKGQPGDEDVEMVDNEGRDIFGKLIRLGAVTEKVIATPCIE from the coding sequence ATGTCCAATCGATTAGAGTCGTTAAATTCGAAAAAGCCTTCAAGCTCTCCAGTACCAAAGCCTGGCCTCAAATTCAAGCCCAAGGTGGTgcaaagaaaatcaaaggAGGAAAGAGCCAAGGTTGCACCACAAGTCAAACAGGAACCTCAACGAAATGCATCCACTAGAGGGCGAGGAGGAAGCGCTAGAGGTCGGGGTCGAGGAGGTCGTAACAACTACGCAGGTACCCACATAGTTACCTCAGGTCCGTTGTCTGCCGGATCCGTGTCCATTGGTAACCTGAGCGGAACTAAACTCGGGTTAACAGCTGATTTGATCTACAATAGCAATGGCGAGGGTCTGTCAACTCCcgatttcatcaataatttgaaaatgaaggGGAGTAGATCAGCAACTCCTGGTGGTGACTCTGATAGTGAAGATGACCCTACAAAGATAAACATGACGGAGGAGTATAGATTTGAAGACGATGCAACGGAATTGTTTCCCTTTAGACCATTTAGGGATGATGGTATCAAACGAGAAGATATTGTCAAGGAGGAACCTTTATATCCTGTCAAATCTGAGCTCATAGACTCGTTAGAGAGTACACCAGCGGTGATATCGCTCACGGACAGTCGAGAAGCGACAGTCAAGAGTGAAGCCATTGAAGATAAAATTGAACTGATTAAGGAGAACAAAGCCAAACTTGAAAGCAAGATTACCCAAAGCGATCTGATAGCGACAGACGAAGCTAGTAAGTTAATCGCCGATCATGAACAAGTTTTGGATATCCTAGCAGGCAGCTTCAAGAATTTGTCCGCCCGTGAAAAGGATGACGATCAATACGTTCTTTTCCAGCTACCACAACACCTACCAACATACACGCGTGAAAAGAGCATGGTGAAGCCGGAACCTGGTACTAGCGAACAAAATCAAGAGACTGTTGCCAGGTCTCTGCTTGGTACCAGCATTTCTACATTGCGAGGGGAGATCGGTAAGATCAACATTCATCAATCGGGAAAAATAACTATAGATCTTGGGAAGGGTGTCAAGTTGAATGTGACTAAAGGAGCACCTACCGATTTTTTACAGGAATTGAGTGTGTTGGATGTCAGTAAAGGTCAACCAGGGGACGAGGATGTTGAAATGGTGGATAATGAAGGTAGAGATATCTTTGGAAAGCTTATACGATTGGGAGCTGTGACAGAAAAGGTCATAGCAACACCATGTATTGAATAA